One Chryseobacterium indoltheticum DNA segment encodes these proteins:
- the porU gene encoding type IX secretion system sortase PorU, producing MRLKIALLLIIAFVSTSWAQRVPINWEGAKIQDYGDTKKNLPNFTNEGFSYSQNNIFIVNKQKAGEKQFRVSNLIWESVSAKDLFELNKDLIQDFDISDIDYYYLDGERYASVKVGLFKNNKGKILRLSSFDISESNSSAPLVASKVGTTQNALSSGGFYKIKVDKSGVFKITTQFLKDNGMNPATINPKNFRIYGNGGIMLPEFNQDAKYSALQENAIQVVGEDDNVWNDGDYALFYAQGPNGYNLYNTTNGNGFKRAETRLNDRSENVKNIYEDFSYYYINFDKGAGKRVQNVDLNLPATPLISRFDNYQVINNDQKNLLKVGRIWVEDQGFTTDKAVTFNLASPIQGTDVIRYRTQVVGWRSQQNSITFNINSQNPLPKIVPPNDQDYAYDFFPITYSGTISNLSGNQLTINYLPNISTNPNGTFYLDYAEVQYKDDLKFNGTQMSFRDFSLASGTNTNYGFSISNTGNLEQVWDVTDITNANRRVNKAAGTGNFNFGYATSDPNFNNEFVAFRADAAFSPQFVGRINNQNLSALQNVDYLIITTPQMMAQAQRIANYHQTKNNFSVQIVDTDKIYNEFGSGSRDLTAIRDFVTKLNTPLGSLKYVFILGDTSYDYKNRISGNSNIVSSYHSEWSSDFVSSFVTDDYIVMTKPQTAREITNNLPDLPVGRIPAANPTEAANMVDKTLAYYNSLPGQSSPFGEWRMKLDFVVDDDGQGGGPFHNVMNNTLANTFEIPLTNTLKEYNVRKLYLDAFQAQSTAGGQRYPQVNQAISNDIGNSLYLFYFGHGGINGWAQERVLTTDEIQNSNNFSNVYSRFPFVSTITCEFTLWDEPSTFSAGEQFIKLKQGGPAAMITSSRAVGVGYGRDFTDLYTKEMFKMTNDDFNTVGNAHLNAKKLRPGDSNHLKVNVLGDPAMKLSRPQRLLAIDAIETPVPGLIRGLDFVKVKGHINNPNGTVNTTFNGRVVINIFDKKLNKTTLNNDGDLTPVLSYKEEGSAIVKASGTAVNGVFTVEFYVPKDINYAVGEGRILGYADNKSIDVFDNQFVQVGDINPNGLNDNEPPKIKLYMNNTNFANGGITDQNPMLLACLNDDTGINSTGSGVGHDITVYLDGQIINTVVLNDFFASGEGNGCINPALADYQKGNVTYPFRNLAIGQHQLTFKVWDINNNSTTETLNFEVKDEADQHLIINRPLNWPNPFTNKTYVQFEHNCDDILDVNVQIYTITGKLVRTLTNVVVAEPFLQGFRTPRQAIEWDGKDDFGDTVAKGTYIFKIFAKSQNQEKCKGSATAVEKMVLLK from the coding sequence ATGAGACTAAAAATCGCTCTCTTACTTATAATTGCTTTTGTATCAACCTCTTGGGCTCAAAGAGTACCCATTAATTGGGAAGGTGCCAAAATTCAGGATTATGGTGATACAAAAAAGAATCTTCCCAATTTTACAAACGAAGGTTTTTCGTATAGCCAAAATAATATTTTTATCGTTAATAAGCAAAAAGCAGGCGAAAAACAATTTCGTGTTTCTAATCTTATTTGGGAATCTGTATCTGCTAAAGATTTATTTGAACTGAATAAAGATCTTATCCAGGATTTTGATATTTCAGACATCGACTATTATTATTTGGATGGAGAAAGGTATGCAAGTGTAAAGGTTGGGTTGTTTAAAAATAATAAAGGCAAAATCCTTAGACTTTCATCTTTTGATATTTCAGAAAGCAATTCTTCTGCGCCTTTAGTCGCCAGTAAGGTGGGAACAACTCAAAATGCTTTATCAAGTGGCGGTTTTTATAAAATTAAAGTTGATAAATCGGGCGTTTTCAAAATAACAACTCAGTTTTTGAAAGACAATGGGATGAACCCGGCTACTATAAATCCTAAAAATTTCAGAATCTACGGAAATGGAGGGATAATGCTTCCGGAATTTAATCAGGATGCAAAATATAGCGCTTTACAGGAAAATGCCATTCAGGTAGTTGGTGAAGATGATAATGTATGGAATGATGGCGATTATGCTCTTTTCTATGCTCAGGGACCGAATGGATATAATCTCTACAACACGACAAACGGAAACGGATTTAAGAGAGCTGAAACAAGGCTAAATGACAGAAGTGAAAATGTAAAAAACATCTATGAAGACTTTTCTTATTACTATATTAATTTTGATAAAGGTGCAGGAAAAAGGGTGCAGAATGTTGATCTGAATCTTCCTGCGACACCTCTTATTTCAAGATTTGACAACTACCAGGTTATTAATAATGATCAGAAAAACTTATTAAAAGTAGGAAGAATCTGGGTAGAAGATCAAGGTTTCACCACCGATAAAGCAGTTACATTCAACTTAGCATCGCCTATTCAGGGAACTGATGTTATACGCTACAGAACTCAGGTTGTAGGATGGAGATCACAGCAAAACAGCATTACGTTTAATATCAATAGTCAAAATCCTTTACCGAAAATAGTACCGCCAAATGATCAGGATTACGCCTATGATTTTTTTCCAATAACTTACAGCGGCACAATATCTAATCTATCTGGTAATCAACTTACAATTAATTATCTGCCCAATATTTCAACCAATCCGAATGGAACTTTTTATCTGGATTATGCAGAAGTACAATACAAAGATGATTTGAAATTTAATGGAACTCAGATGAGTTTCAGAGATTTTTCTTTAGCAAGCGGAACCAATACCAATTACGGTTTCAGTATTTCAAATACCGGAAATCTGGAGCAGGTTTGGGATGTAACTGATATTACTAATGCTAACAGAAGAGTAAATAAGGCGGCGGGAACTGGAAATTTCAATTTCGGATATGCTACTTCCGATCCTAATTTTAACAACGAATTTGTTGCTTTCAGAGCTGATGCAGCTTTTTCACCTCAATTTGTGGGAAGAATAAATAATCAAAACCTTTCTGCCTTACAAAATGTAGACTATTTGATTATTACCACGCCTCAAATGATGGCACAGGCACAGAGAATCGCCAATTATCATCAGACAAAAAATAATTTTAGCGTTCAGATTGTAGACACAGATAAAATTTACAATGAATTTGGGAGTGGAAGCAGAGATCTTACCGCAATAAGAGATTTTGTAACTAAACTCAATACGCCACTTGGAAGTCTAAAGTATGTATTTATTTTAGGAGACACTTCTTACGACTACAAAAACAGGATTTCAGGGAACTCAAATATTGTTTCAAGTTATCATAGCGAATGGTCTTCCGATTTTGTGAGTTCATTCGTCACAGATGATTATATTGTGATGACAAAGCCGCAAACTGCCAGAGAAATAACAAATAACCTTCCGGATTTACCTGTAGGGAGAATTCCGGCAGCCAATCCTACCGAGGCAGCCAATATGGTTGATAAAACTTTAGCATATTACAATTCACTTCCAGGGCAATCATCGCCTTTCGGAGAATGGAGGATGAAGTTAGATTTCGTAGTGGATGATGATGGACAAGGCGGAGGTCCTTTTCACAATGTGATGAACAACACTCTTGCAAATACATTTGAAATTCCATTGACAAATACTTTGAAAGAATACAATGTAAGAAAACTTTATCTGGATGCATTTCAGGCACAAAGTACGGCAGGAGGCCAGAGATATCCTCAGGTAAATCAGGCAATATCCAATGACATAGGCAACAGTCTTTATTTATTCTATTTTGGACATGGAGGTATTAATGGATGGGCTCAGGAAAGGGTTTTAACAACAGATGAAATTCAGAACTCAAATAATTTCTCCAATGTTTACAGCCGTTTTCCATTTGTATCGACTATTACTTGTGAATTTACACTTTGGGATGAGCCTTCTACTTTTTCGGCAGGTGAACAGTTTATTAAATTAAAACAAGGAGGTCCTGCTGCAATGATTACATCGAGTCGAGCAGTTGGCGTCGGTTACGGAAGAGATTTCACAGATCTTTATACAAAAGAAATGTTCAAAATGACCAATGATGATTTTAATACAGTCGGAAATGCTCATTTAAATGCTAAAAAATTAAGACCTGGAGACAGCAATCACTTAAAGGTAAATGTCTTGGGAGATCCTGCAATGAAATTAAGCAGACCACAAAGGCTATTGGCCATAGACGCTATAGAAACTCCTGTTCCGGGATTGATAAGAGGTTTGGATTTTGTAAAAGTTAAAGGTCATATTAATAATCCAAACGGAACCGTAAATACAACATTTAACGGAAGAGTGGTTATTAATATTTTTGATAAAAAATTAAATAAAACAACATTAAATAATGATGGAGATTTAACTCCTGTTTTAAGCTATAAAGAAGAAGGAAGTGCTATTGTAAAAGCTTCGGGAACTGCAGTAAACGGAGTTTTCACTGTAGAATTTTATGTTCCGAAAGATATCAATTACGCTGTGGGAGAAGGTAGAATCTTGGGATATGCAGATAACAAATCAATTGATGTATTTGATAACCAGTTTGTACAGGTCGGAGATATTAATCCTAATGGACTTAATGATAACGAGCCTCCAAAAATAAAACTTTACATGAATAACACCAATTTTGCAAATGGTGGTATTACAGATCAGAACCCGATGCTTTTGGCTTGTTTGAATGACGATACAGGAATAAACTCTACCGGTTCTGGTGTCGGCCATGATATTACAGTATATCTTGACGGGCAAATTATCAACACCGTTGTTTTAAATGATTTCTTTGCTTCAGGTGAAGGAAACGGATGTATTAATCCTGCCTTAGCAGACTACCAAAAAGGAAATGTAACCTACCCTTTCAGAAACTTAGCGATTGGTCAGCATCAATTAACATTTAAAGTTTGGGACATCAACAATAATTCGACAACTGAAACGTTAAACTTTGAAGTTAAAGACGAAGCCGATCAACATTTGATCATCAACAGACCGTTGAACTGGCCAAATCCTTTCACCAATAAAACATACGTGCAGTTTGAGCACAATTGTGATGATATTTTAGATGTAAACGTTCAAATCTATACGATTACAGGAAAACTGGTAAGAACTTTAACAAATGTTGTTGTTGCAGAACCTTTCCTACAGGGCTTTAGAACGCCACGTCAGGCAATAGAATGGGACGGAAAAGACGATTTTGGTGACACTGTAGCAAAAGGTACGTATATTTTTAAGATATTTGCAAAAAGTCAAAATCAAGAAAAATGCAAAGGAAGTGCTACAGCTGTAGAAAAAATGGTACTTTTGAAGTAA
- the gldJ gene encoding gliding motility lipoprotein GldJ, whose amino-acid sequence MKKLKLFSLIALSSTLALTSCGGSGTSGGGGTKKFVSKTGWKPNEKQGWFFAGKQQKQKGWPGMVYVEGGTFTMGLVKDDVMHDWNNTPRRMQVSSFFIGETEITNYEYREYLTWLKYVFPPSDPSYKEIYNGALPDTLLWDNKLSRNDLNETYFRDQNYDYYPVVGVSWTQANRYCEWLTDRANEKALMQAGIIAKDLYINESNNQGGTAFNMDKFKSNDPEMQGYINQQRMNQRTGMKTTNQRIQAANGAPNAAMVTKFRLPTEVEWEFAALGMEKNREYNNYLEKKPQVDLLRGTKGKNRGMILENFKQGRGDYSGTAGWKNDGAAKTSDVRQFPTNNIGIYGMFGNVSEWTADVYRPIIDESGSDFNYYRGNMPQAIVRNGDGTYKMVEEGNMKYDTLADGRLVYKNLPGQFERETIADYRNYRDGDRQSSLDYRNANDSASTYNMYNAPTTKFVVDANGRVIMQKDTKDRTSAISNDIRVVKGGSWQDSAYWLDPGQRRYKDQASGYGWIGFRVAQDARVNDKARTRR is encoded by the coding sequence ATGAAAAAACTAAAGTTGTTTTCATTAATAGCATTGAGTTCTACACTTGCATTAACCAGCTGTGGTGGTTCAGGAACTTCCGGAGGCGGGGGTACCAAAAAATTTGTCAGCAAGACAGGTTGGAAACCAAACGAAAAACAGGGTTGGTTTTTTGCAGGAAAGCAACAGAAGCAAAAAGGTTGGCCGGGAATGGTATATGTTGAAGGAGGAACTTTTACAATGGGATTAGTGAAAGATGATGTAATGCACGATTGGAATAACACGCCTCGCAGAATGCAGGTGAGTTCGTTCTTTATCGGTGAAACTGAGATTACTAACTACGAATACCGCGAATACCTTACATGGTTGAAGTATGTATTCCCTCCGAGTGATCCTAGTTATAAAGAAATTTACAACGGTGCTTTACCGGATACTTTGTTATGGGATAATAAATTGTCTAGAAATGATCTTAATGAAACTTATTTCAGAGATCAGAACTACGATTATTACCCGGTAGTAGGAGTTTCTTGGACACAAGCAAACAGATATTGTGAATGGTTGACAGACAGAGCAAACGAAAAAGCTTTGATGCAGGCAGGTATTATTGCAAAAGATTTGTACATCAACGAATCTAATAACCAAGGTGGAACAGCTTTCAATATGGATAAATTCAAATCGAATGACCCTGAAATGCAAGGTTACATCAATCAGCAAAGAATGAATCAAAGGACTGGTATGAAAACGACCAACCAAAGAATTCAGGCTGCAAACGGTGCTCCGAATGCTGCGATGGTTACCAAATTCAGACTTCCGACAGAAGTAGAATGGGAATTTGCTGCCCTTGGAATGGAGAAAAACAGAGAGTACAACAATTACTTAGAGAAAAAACCGCAGGTAGATCTTCTTAGAGGAACCAAAGGTAAAAATAGAGGGATGATCCTTGAAAACTTCAAGCAAGGAAGAGGAGATTACTCAGGTACTGCAGGATGGAAAAATGATGGTGCTGCTAAAACTTCAGATGTTAGACAGTTTCCTACAAACAATATCGGTATTTACGGTATGTTTGGAAACGTTTCAGAATGGACTGCAGATGTGTACAGACCAATCATTGATGAATCTGGTAGCGACTTTAACTATTACAGAGGAAATATGCCTCAAGCTATCGTAAGAAACGGTGACGGAACTTACAAAATGGTAGAAGAAGGTAATATGAAATACGATACTTTAGCAGACGGAAGATTAGTTTACAAAAACTTACCTGGTCAGTTTGAGAGAGAGACTATCGCAGATTACAGAAACTACAGAGATGGTGACAGACAGTCTTCATTAGATTATAGAAATGCAAACGATTCTGCTTCAACATACAATATGTATAATGCACCAACAACTAAATTTGTTGTTGATGCAAATGGTAGAGTAATCATGCAAAAAGATACTAAAGACAGAACTTCAGCGATTTCTAATGACATCAGAGTTGTGAAAGGAGGTTCTTGGCAAGATTCAGCATATTGGTTGGATCCGGGACAGAGAAGATACAAAGATCAGGCATCTGGTTATGGTTGGATCGGTTTCCGTGTTGCACAAGATGCTAGAGTAAACGACAAAGCTAGAACAAGAAGATAA
- a CDS encoding UDP-N-acetylmuramoyl-tripeptide--D-alanyl-D-alanine ligase, with amino-acid sequence MNIEQFYPIFLNAKKVTIDSRKIEKSDIFFAFSGDNFDAATLAEKAVDLGALAVIIENKEFENSEKNIFYVPSTLEFLQELSVHHRNQLHIPIIGLTGSNGKTTTKELIHAVLSEKFNVQYTFGNLNNHIGVPLTILSIKPEHEMAVIEMGANHQKEIELLCTIARPNYGYITNFGKAHLEGFGGFEGVIKGKSELYDYLKNANQTILINENDPIQFDKTKDYASKITFGKADSDYYFDAFSENNFVGLQYQNQKALSKLTGEYNFTNLCAAASLGLYFRIDFDKIQTAIESYTPTNMRSQVVKKDDKILVLDTYNANPSSMSASLYNFTTFTGSKTIVIGDMLELGDESEKEHKDILLLAQELGFDQIITVGKHFKNVNKSSAAFESTDQLIHYLKDNKIKSENILLKASRGISLEKAIDFI; translated from the coding sequence ATGAATATAGAACAGTTTTATCCGATCTTTTTAAATGCAAAAAAGGTAACTATTGACAGTAGAAAAATAGAGAAGAGTGATATTTTCTTTGCATTTTCGGGAGATAATTTTGATGCAGCAACCTTAGCTGAAAAGGCTGTTGATCTGGGTGCACTTGCTGTTATTATCGAAAATAAAGAATTTGAAAATTCAGAGAAGAATATTTTTTATGTTCCTTCTACTTTAGAGTTTTTGCAGGAACTGTCTGTACATCACAGAAATCAATTACATATTCCGATTATAGGCCTTACCGGCAGTAATGGTAAAACTACAACCAAAGAGCTTATTCACGCTGTGTTATCAGAAAAATTTAATGTGCAATATACTTTTGGGAATTTAAATAATCACATCGGTGTACCTTTAACCATTCTTTCAATCAAACCGGAACATGAAATGGCGGTTATTGAAATGGGAGCCAATCATCAAAAAGAGATCGAATTGCTTTGTACTATTGCTCGCCCGAATTATGGTTATATAACCAATTTCGGAAAAGCACATTTAGAAGGTTTCGGCGGATTTGAGGGCGTTATAAAAGGAAAATCTGAATTATACGATTATCTGAAAAATGCAAATCAAACAATTTTAATTAATGAAAATGATCCTATTCAGTTTGATAAAACTAAGGATTATGCATCAAAAATAACTTTCGGAAAAGCAGATTCCGACTATTATTTTGATGCTTTTTCTGAAAATAATTTTGTCGGTTTACAATATCAGAATCAGAAAGCATTATCAAAACTTACAGGAGAATATAATTTCACCAATCTTTGCGCAGCAGCAAGCTTAGGACTTTATTTTAGGATAGATTTCGATAAAATTCAAACTGCAATAGAATCTTATACTCCAACCAATATGAGGTCTCAGGTTGTAAAAAAAGATGATAAAATTTTAGTTTTAGATACCTACAATGCAAACCCAAGCTCAATGTCTGCTTCATTGTACAATTTTACCACTTTTACAGGCTCAAAAACAATCGTTATAGGCGATATGCTAGAATTAGGAGACGAAAGCGAAAAAGAACATAAGGATATTCTTTTATTGGCTCAAGAGCTCGGCTTTGACCAAATTATCACTGTTGGAAAACACTTTAAAAACGTCAACAAAAGTTCTGCTGCTTTTGAAAGTACAGATCAATTAATTCACTATTTAAAAGACAATAAGATCAAGTCAGAAAATATTCTTCTTAAAGCTTCACGAGGAATTTCTTTAGAAAAAGCAATCGATTTTATTTAG
- a CDS encoding NUDIX hydrolase, giving the protein MYKVFVNEKKLLISKKPENLEKVLNYESFTTLEIALDLLQNTSASELNVYGEKIDEIWEEFKKLFRIIEAAGGIVNKPNGDTLFIRRLGKWDLPKGKMEKGESREESAIREIEEETNLLNVQLKDFINTTYHIYLERNGDRVLKHTHWFEMFFDGEDTSKPQLEEGITEVAWKNTTQIENEVFPNTFQNIKLILKEFWDTKSK; this is encoded by the coding sequence ATGTATAAAGTTTTTGTGAACGAAAAAAAATTATTGATATCTAAGAAGCCGGAAAACTTAGAGAAAGTCTTAAATTACGAAAGTTTCACAACTTTAGAAATCGCCCTTGATCTTCTGCAGAATACATCTGCTTCCGAGCTTAATGTATATGGCGAGAAAATAGACGAGATTTGGGAAGAGTTTAAAAAACTTTTCAGAATCATTGAAGCAGCGGGAGGAATTGTAAACAAACCGAATGGAGATACACTTTTCATCAGAAGATTAGGAAAATGGGATCTTCCGAAAGGTAAAATGGAAAAAGGTGAGTCGCGTGAAGAATCTGCAATAAGAGAAATTGAAGAAGAGACAAATCTCCTCAATGTACAGCTTAAAGATTTCATCAACACCACCTACCATATTTATCTTGAAAGAAATGGTGACCGTGTTTTGAAACACACGCATTGGTTTGAAATGTTTTTTGACGGTGAAGATACTTCAAAACCTCAGTTGGAAGAAGGAATCACAGAAGTTGCCTGGAAAAACACCACTCAGATCGAGAATGAAGTTTTTCCAAATACCTTCCAGAATATAAAATTGATTTTAAAGGAATTTTGGGATACAAAATCTAAATAA
- a CDS encoding orotate phosphoribosyltransferase: protein MNLEGRKIIVNKSSKDLSELLKSPENYKEFMPDGLQKFETREDGFKFGLQGMPEIALKIDEVTDEKAVLKSASSSLDFTLTATLKPLNENQTEVQMLFEGKFNPFIKMMVEKPLQNFINTLTDKIEAYK from the coding sequence ATGAATTTAGAAGGACGAAAAATTATTGTCAATAAATCATCTAAAGATTTATCTGAGTTGCTGAAATCTCCTGAAAATTATAAAGAATTTATGCCGGATGGTCTTCAAAAGTTTGAAACCAGAGAAGACGGCTTCAAATTCGGACTTCAGGGAATGCCTGAAATTGCACTTAAAATAGATGAAGTTACTGATGAAAAAGCTGTTTTGAAATCGGCTAGCTCAAGCTTAGACTTTACGCTTACAGCAACTTTAAAGCCTTTGAATGAAAATCAGACTGAAGTACAAATGCTTTTTGAAGGAAAATTTAATCCTTTTATTAAGATGATGGTTGAGAAACCACTTCAGAATTTTATTAATACTTTGACAGATAAGATCGAAGCTTACAAATAA
- a CDS encoding mechanosensitive ion channel family protein, whose amino-acid sequence MIILLQSSTEAIQKSLNNYYEGFLSILPRIALALLVVVLGVLIAQLLTNFYRRKFLKQSDDPLMSKFLTQAVKLVLIIVAIMFALRIAGLDGLAAGLLTAVGGSAIILGFAFQDIGKNFLAGIILAFNRPFHINDTIKIDDIFGKVKALSFRYSHIKTFDGRDIFIPNSDVLTKPVENYTADGFYRLDFVVGIGYEDDIESAKKVIQKVLDENEDIVKDVEHENYVIEDNLAASTVNLKVFFWVYTVDYRKASMILRGLIIRKVKEALAAKDFNLPSDIIELKLYKNASEIPFKLNKADENEISTK is encoded by the coding sequence ATGATTATCTTACTTCAGTCTTCCACCGAAGCCATTCAGAAATCTCTCAACAATTACTATGAAGGTTTTCTAAGTATTCTTCCACGAATTGCTTTAGCTTTATTAGTCGTTGTTTTAGGAGTTTTAATCGCTCAGTTACTTACCAATTTTTACAGAAGAAAATTCTTAAAACAATCTGATGATCCGCTGATGTCAAAGTTTTTGACGCAGGCAGTAAAATTGGTATTGATCATAGTGGCAATAATGTTCGCATTACGCATTGCAGGATTAGACGGTTTAGCAGCCGGACTTCTTACAGCGGTAGGCGGAAGTGCTATTATTTTGGGTTTTGCTTTTCAGGATATTGGCAAAAATTTTCTTGCAGGAATTATCTTAGCGTTCAACCGCCCTTTTCACATAAATGATACAATAAAAATTGATGATATTTTTGGGAAAGTGAAAGCGTTGAGTTTCCGTTATAGCCATATAAAAACTTTTGACGGACGGGATATTTTTATTCCCAATAGTGATGTGCTTACAAAACCGGTTGAAAATTATACGGCAGACGGCTTTTACAGGCTTGATTTTGTTGTTGGTATTGGTTATGAAGATGACATTGAATCTGCAAAAAAGGTGATCCAGAAAGTTTTGGATGAAAATGAGGATATTGTAAAAGATGTTGAGCACGAAAACTATGTAATTGAGGACAATCTTGCGGCCAGTACAGTCAACCTGAAAGTGTTTTTCTGGGTTTATACTGTAGATTATCGTAAGGCTTCCATGATTTTGCGAGGATTGATTATCAGAAAGGTGAAAGAAGCGCTGGCAGCCAAAGACTTCAATCTTCCTTCAGATATTATTGAGCTTAAATTGTATAAGAATGCATCAGAAATTCCTTTTAAACTTAATAAAGCGGATGAAAACGAAATTTCTACGAAATAA
- a CDS encoding anhydro-N-acetylmuramic acid kinase codes for MIVYKAIGLMSGTSLDGLDICFAKFWKENSCWKFEIIEAETIAYSETLEEQLRNSIHLSAQDLLALHSEYGFYLGQITDNFITRKQLSAIDVIASHGHTVFHQPNRKFTLQIGDGRAIKLQTQIPVIYDFRSQDVLFGGNGAPLVPIGDELLFSEYDACLNLGGFSNISFKINDERIAFDIAPVNIVLNKLAQNFGQNFDQNGNLAKQGKINTELLNQLNSLEFYHQSHPKSLGVEWCNENIFPLFSNLDTKDILATFTEHAAEQISKVLNLHQLKKVLFTGGGTYNQYFIEKIKGKTTSEIIIPEKEIIDFKEALIFAFMGVLKLNNEINVLSSATGSSQNHSSGILA; via the coding sequence ATGATCGTTTACAAAGCAATTGGGTTAATGTCAGGAACAAGTCTGGATGGTTTAGATATTTGCTTTGCAAAGTTTTGGAAAGAAAATTCTTGTTGGAAATTTGAAATCATTGAAGCAGAAACTATTGCTTATTCTGAAACTTTAGAAGAACAACTTAGAAATTCTATTCATTTATCTGCGCAAGACTTATTAGCTTTACACTCAGAATATGGCTTTTATTTAGGCCAGATAACCGACAATTTCATTACAAGAAAGCAGCTTTCTGCTATTGATGTCATCGCTTCTCACGGCCATACTGTTTTTCATCAGCCAAACAGAAAATTTACCCTTCAGATCGGTGACGGAAGAGCCATAAAATTACAAACTCAAATACCTGTTATTTACGATTTCCGGTCTCAGGATGTTTTATTTGGCGGAAACGGTGCACCTTTGGTTCCAATAGGTGACGAGCTTTTGTTTTCTGAGTATGATGCCTGTCTTAATTTAGGTGGATTTTCAAATATCTCTTTTAAAATTAATGATGAAAGAATAGCTTTTGATATTGCTCCTGTCAATATTGTTTTAAATAAATTAGCTCAAAACTTTGGTCAGAACTTTGATCAGAATGGAAATTTAGCCAAACAAGGAAAAATAAATACTGAACTGCTAAATCAACTTAATTCTTTGGAATTTTATCATCAGTCACATCCAAAATCATTAGGAGTTGAGTGGTGCAATGAAAATATATTTCCGCTGTTTTCCAATTTAGATACCAAAGATATTTTAGCTACTTTCACAGAACATGCAGCTGAACAAATTTCAAAAGTTTTAAATCTTCATCAATTAAAAAAAGTCCTTTTTACAGGCGGCGGAACTTACAATCAATATTTTATTGAAAAGATTAAAGGAAAAACTACATCAGAAATTATTATTCCCGAAAAAGAAATTATTGATTTCAAAGAAGCCTTAATTTTTGCTTTTATGGGTGTTTTAAAACTGAATAATGAAATTAATGTACTTTCTTCTGCAACCGGAAGTTCACAAAATCACAGTTCGGGAATTCTCGCTTAA
- the lptC gene encoding LPS export ABC transporter periplasmic protein LptC, with protein MVQKTALQLRMNLISNKIFKNIAYLFSCAIFFIFTSCEEDLTKLNGDNDKNFPSQIIHNANIIQRDSGMITLKATAPIIEKYELIDSPYTVAKKGMKIEFFDKKNPTKPGNITAKYAKMYDYKKFYEARGDVKILTSDGQRFATQSVFWDQKKNRIYTRDTVYATMEDGSTLVHANGMTAKDDFSEYKFFNNSGDLDVSKTKMAQPKP; from the coding sequence ATGGTTCAGAAAACAGCTTTACAACTAAGAATGAATCTTATTTCAAATAAAATTTTTAAAAATATAGCATACCTTTTTAGTTGTGCTATATTTTTTATATTCACATCCTGCGAAGAAGATCTTACTAAACTAAATGGGGACAATGACAAGAACTTCCCATCGCAGATTATTCACAATGCAAATATTATACAGAGAGATTCTGGTATGATTACTTTAAAAGCCACTGCTCCTATTATTGAAAAATACGAATTGATCGACAGCCCATACACCGTCGCCAAGAAAGGAATGAAAATAGAGTTTTTTGATAAAAAAAATCCTACAAAGCCTGGTAACATTACTGCGAAATATGCAAAAATGTATGATTACAAAAAATTCTATGAAGCAAGAGGTGATGTGAAAATTCTTACCAGTGACGGACAAAGATTTGCGACACAAAGTGTTTTTTGGGATCAGAAAAAAAATAGAATTTACACAAGAGATACGGTTTACGCTACAATGGAAGACGGCTCTACTCTTGTACACGCCAACGGAATGACTGCGAAAGACGATTTCTCAGAATATAAATTCTTTAATAATTCCGGGGATCTCGATGTAAGTAAGACTAAAATGGCACAACCAAAACCCTAG